The genomic region TTCGGAAAAACCATACGGCCACGCACTTGCTGCAAGCTGCCCTGCGCCGCGTATTGGGCGAGCACGTGCAGCAGAAAGGCTCGCTGGTGAACGACAAGCTCCTGCGCTTCGACTTCTCGCACTTCACCAAAGTAACCGATGAGCAGCTGCGCGAAATCGAGCAGATCGTAAATGAGCGTATTCGTCAGCAGATTCCGCTGGATGAGCGCCGCAACGTGCCCATTGCCGAAGCCAAAACGCTGGGTGCTATGGCCTTATTTGGTGAGAAATACGGCGACTTCGTGCGCGTTATCACTTTCGATAAGGACTACTCGGTGGAGCTGTGCGGCGGCATTCACGTGCGCGCTACCGGCGAAATTGGCTTCTTTAAAATCACGAGCGAATCGGCGGTAGGCGCGGGCGTGCGCCGCATCGAGGCCGTGACGGCCGACGTCGCTGAGGCCTACGTGGATCAGCAGCTAGACTTGCTGCGTCAGGTGCGTGAGTTGCTGGGCAACCCCCAGCACCTGCTACCTAGCCTGCAAAAGGTAGGCGAAGAAAACGCTGCCCTGCGCAAGCAGTTGGAGCAGGCCGAGAACCAGCAGCTTAGTCAGCTCCGCGACCAACTCGCCGCCCAGGCCAAGCCGGTAGGCGGCGTGCAGCTTATAGCCGCTCAGGTGCCCGCCCGCTCCGCCGACGCTCTCAAAAAGCTGGCCTACGACCTGCGCCAGGTAGTACCCAACCTCGTAGCCGTCCTCGGCGCCGACATCGACGGCAAGCCCCAACTGGCCGTAATTCTGGACGACGAAATTGCCAAAGCCGGCAAGCTCAACGCCAAAACCCTGATTGGCACGCTAGCCAAGGAAATCCAAGGCGGTGGCGGCGGCCAGCCGTTCTTCGCTACGGCCGGTGGTAAGAACGTGGCTGGTCTGCCGGCGGCTATTGGTAAGGCTGAGGAGCTGGTAGGGCAAGCGCTGGCGTAATAGTTGTGCATACAAACGCGGGCCTGAGTACCTATCCAGAGTACTCAGGCCCGCGTTTGTATGCACAACTATTTTAAAATCGTCTTTAAATGAAGAAGTTTTACGTATTCCTTTCTTTACTAACTGTTAGGGGTGTCGGTAGTTATCAGGCTACTGCTCAAATCAATAATGAGCCGCATACAGTCAAGGAGTACTTTGACGCAAAAGGTAAGAAGCTGCCCTCCGCTGAAGGCGCAACTGAATGGAGTGAGTCAATTTATCAGGATAGTATTCGAGGTGTTGTGCAGCAGTACTATGCCAGTGGCCAATTGAAACGGCGTGCTGAGTATGAGAATATCCGTCGGCACAGCGTGCACGGCTTGGATGAGACGTGGTACGAGAGCGGCCAACTGCGTCGTCGAGCGCATATGAGCCACGGAAAATGGGATGGTGAGTTAGTGTCTTATCACGCAAATGGTAAGCTAAAGCGGCGCGAAACATACCAGGATGGAAAAAGTCTCGGCGGCAAATGCTTCGATGCGTTGGGAAAACCGGTGGCATTTTATCCCTTCGAAAAGATGCCGGAAGCACCCCTTGGGGGCTTTGCTGGTACATTACAATACGTTGGGCAAAACCTACGCTACCCGGCAGAAGCTCTGAAGAAAAATATCCAAGGCAAAGTGTTTGTTAATTTTCATGTTGACACATTAGGCATTGTACGTGACGTCCACGTTGAAAAAGGCGTGCACCCATCCATTGATGAAGAAGCAAAGCGAGTTGTTGCTAGCTTGCCAGCATGGGAGCCCGGTTATCAGGATGGAAACCCAGTGACAGTAAGTTTTATCATCCCCGTAACGTTTAGCATTCAAGGTAAAAAAATCAAAAAACGAAGTGCTGTCGAATAAGTATCGGTTGCTCTATCTGTGACGCAAACTAGCACCAGATGTAAAGCTGGTGCCATGCTCGTTTTATGATTGAATAGCCTGCCTATTCACCTGATTACAGCTTTCCTAGCTAACTTGCCCTTGATATGGACGAAAGCATCAAAGCCAAATACCAGCCGGTCATCGGCCTCGAAGTACACGCGCAGCTGCTCACGCACAGCAAGATGTACTCTTCGGATGAAAATGAATACGGCGCCATGCCGAACAACAACCTGAGCGTGATTACGCTGGGCCACCCCGGTACGCTGCCCAAGGTGAACTACACGGCCGTGGAGTACGCCATGAAAATGGGCCTAGCTACTAACTGCCAGATCACGCGCGACAACCTGTTTGCCCGCAAAAACTACTTCTACCCCGACCTTCCCAAGGGCTACCAGATCACGCAGGACAAAACCCCTATCTGCACCGGCGGCCACGTAGATATTCGGGTGGCGGGTGTCGAGCCGAAGCGCATCGGCATCACGCGCATTCATATGGAGGAAGACGCGGGTAAATCAATGCACTTGGCGGGCGAGGTGGAAACGCTGGTGGATTTGAACCGCGCCGGCGTGCCGCTCATCGAGATTGTGAGCGAGCCAGACCTGCGCACCGCTGACGAAGCCTACGCCTACCTGGCTGAAATTAAGAAGCTGGTGGAGTACCTGGAAGTGTGCGACGGCAACATGGAGGAAGGCTCCCTGCGCTGCGACGCCAACGTATCGGTGATGCTGAAAGGCGCCGACAAGTTCGGGATGAAGGTGGAGGTCAAGAACATGAACTCCTTCCGCAACGTGCAGCGTGCCATCGACTACGAGATTGAGCGGCAAATTGCTCTGCTGGAAGCCGGTGAGGAAATCATCAGCGAAACCCGTGGTTTCGACGCGGCCAGCGGCACCACCAACGGCCAGCGGAGCAAGGAGACGATGAACGACTATCGCTACTTCCCCGAGCCCGACCTACCCCCGGTAGTGATTGACGACGAGTGGCTGCACCGCATCCAGGCCGGTTTGCCGGCGCTGCCCCAGCAGCTCTACGCCCGCTTCACCGGCGAGCTGGGCCTCTCGGACTATGACGCCACGGTACTGACGGCTGAAAAGGATGTGGCTTTGTTCTTCGACGAGCTGACGCGGCTGACGCCCAATGCCAAAGCCGCCGCCAACTGGGTGCAAGGCGCTGTGAAGTCCTACCTCAACGAGCGCGCTCTACCCATGGCCGAGTTTCCGCTCACTGCGCAGCACCTAGCCGGCATCATCGAGCTGATCGACGAAGGTAAGGTGAACCACTCGGTGGCCTCTAAGCAACTGTTCCCCTACCTGCTGGAGCACCCTACAGCCAATGTAACCGGTGCCGCCGAGCAGCTGGGCCTGTTGCAGCAGTCGGATGCCGGCGCACTGGAAGCACAAGTGCAGCAGGTGCTGGCCGCCAACCCAGCCAAGGTAGCCGAGTACAAAGCCGGCAAAAAGTCCTTGACGGGTATGTTTATGGGCGAGCTGATGAAGCTCACGGGTGGCAAAGCCGACCCTAAACTGGCCAACCAGCTCCTACGCAAAGCACTGGACGCGTAAGCTGCGAATAGTCACAGGCTAAGTGAACTAGCAAAAAGTGTCTGTCATCCTGAGCTTGCGAAGGACCTTCTCACGCTGGAACAAGTCGTTGGTACGATTAACGTTCTAGCGTGAAAAGGTCTTTCGTCGCCGCTTAATGCGCGGAATGCTCAGGATGACAGACGCTTTCTTTTGTAATATTCACCCTATGCGCGTTCCGTATCTACTACCCTTCCTGCTACTGATAAGCTGTCAACCAGCCAATCAGACGCCGCATACAGCATCAGCCACAGGCTCAGGCTACGAAATTCAGGGTAGCATCAGTACTGCGGCACCGCAGAGCCGCGTGGTGCTGGAGCAGCAGGTAGGTGCTACAACGCGGCTGGATTCGGCCGTACTGGACGCTGACGGTCGTTTCTCGCTGCGGGGCCACGTGCCCTCGCCGGGACTCTACCGGCTGGTGCTTCGGGCTCCTAGCACCAACGCGCGCATTTTTTCGGTGCCCCTCGACAACCACGCCCATCTGACCCTAAACGCTGATGCTAGCGTGGCACACTGGCAAGGCTCGCCGGAAGTTGATTTTCTCCAAGCACTAGCCCAGGCCAGGCCCGTCGACAAGCCCGGCATCGTGCGACGCTACGCCGCGTCCTACCTCGCCCCAGGTGTGGTGTGGGACCTGAGCACCACCGGCGCGCCCGACGATTTTCTGGATTCCATGACCACCCGCTTCCGCCTGGCAGGCGACTCCAGCCGGGCAGCCCTCGGGCTCTACCAGTGGCAGCGCGCCTACCGCCTCACTGCGCCCGGCACGCAGGTGCCCAACATCGCCCTACCCACCGTCGACGGTAAAACAGTGAAGCTAAATAGTCTGCGCGGACAGTACGTGCTGCTGGATTTCTGGGCCTCGTGGTGCGGCCCTTGCCGCGAGGAGCACCACAGCCCGGAGCGCCGAAAAATTCACCGGTTGTTTCGCGGGCGGGGGCTGGCCTACTACGGCGTGTCGCTGGATGAGGATGCTACGAAGTGGCGGCGGGCGCTGGCTGCCGACAGTCTGCCCGGCGTGCAGGTGCGCGCCGCCGGGGGAGAGCAAAGTGCTACTGCGCGGGCCTTTGGCGTGACCACGCTGCCCTTCAATTTGCTGCTCGACCCCGAGGGTAGGGTGCTGGCCCGCAACCTGCACGGACACACATTAGGAGGACACATTGCCAGCTACATTCCACTTGATTGAGTGAGCTGGGAACCTACGCCGCCAAACGGGGTTGTAGCAACGAGTAAGCTGCACAATAGCGGTAGGTTTTGCCTAAAATCCGCAACTTGCAGCCGCAACCGTGGTCTTTCCCGTTACATTCTCTAAAGCGTTTCGACGCAATACTTCTGCTTTCTCTCGAATGAATCACCCTCCCATGAAAAGTTTGCTGTTGTTTGGCGCTCTGCTCGGCATGGCCAATGCCTGTAACAAAGGCACGTCTCCTACCACCAGCACGGGCAGCGCCGCGGGATATCAACTCAATGGTGAACTGAACAACGCCCAGGCCGGCGCGAAGGTATACCTGGCGGAGCTGGAAGACAATCAGCTGGTTTCGCGCGATACGGCTACCGTTGACGACAAAGGGCGCTTCACTTTCACGGGCACTACTCCGGCGCCCAGCATTTACCAGGTAAAGGTAGACGACACCAATCAGGCCCTGGTCGCCCTCGATAACCAAACCAAGCTCACGCTGCGCGGCGACGCCACCAAGCTCAACAGCAGCTACACCGTGCAAGGGTCTTCTGACTCAGAGTTGTTGCAGCAGGTGAGCAACGCGTTGCAGATGAACAAAACCAGCATGGACCGCCTGGAGCAGCGCTATGTGCAGGCCCGGCAGGCTGGCCTCGCCGACTCGGTGGCCGCCATTCAGCAGGAGGCGCAGCAGATTCAGGAGCGTGGGCAGGCGGGTGTGCGCCGGCTGGTGCGCCAGCACCCCGGCTCCGTGGTGTCGGGCTTTGTGCTAACGGCCGTGCTGAATCCCGACGATAATTTCGGCCTGGCCGATACGGTGGCTACGGCTCTGAAAGCTGCCCACCCCGAGTCGCGCTACGCCAAGGCCCTGACCGCCAAGGTAGACGCCTCCCGTGCCACCGCCACCGGCGCCGTAGCGCCCGACATCAAGCTGCCTACCCCCGAGGGCAACGTGGTGCCCCTAAGTAGCCTGCGTGGCAAGTACGTGCTGCTGGATTTTTGGGCCTCGTGGTGCGGCCCCTGCCGCCAAGAAAACCCCAATGTGGTGCGGGCCTACCAGAAATACAAGGACAAAGGCTTCACCATCTACAGCGTGTCGCTGGACCAGAGCCGCGACAAGTGGGTGAATGCTATTGCCAAAGATAACCTGACCTGGACGCACGTATCGGACCTGCAATACTGGCAGAGCGCGGCGGCCCAGACCTATAAGATTGAGGCCATTCCGCAGTCGTATCTACTGGATCCGCAGGGTCGTATTATCGGGAAAAACCTGCGTGGCCCGGCGTTGGAAGCCAAGCTGGCCCAGGTGCTGAAGTAGGGATGCGTTGCACGCGCCCATCGTTGCTGATGCTGCATGTAGAAAACGCCCGCTGGATTCGTTCAGCGGGCGTTTTTTTCATATTTCGTTACAAGGTTGTGAAGCCATCGGAAATACGTCCTGCTGAGCGAAGTCGAAGCAGGACGTTCTTATTTCTACACCGCAGCGGACCGTACCGACGGGCGCGTGCAACGCGCCCCTACAGAAACATGCGTTTCATGGCGTTCCAGAGCAGCTTTTTGCGGCCTTGGTCCTCCTCAATCACGTCTAGCTCGGCGGCGGGCAGATAGGCAGCGTCGCCTACCAGGATAACAGGCTCGTAGAGTTGGGTTTTGTGCACAGCCACGTCGAGCAAGTTTTTGCCGAAACCGATGATCTGTTTGGCTTCCAATTTGGTGCGCAACGTGCTCAGCGCCACCGGTAGGTGCGACTCCACGTTGATGAGCACCGTATCTTCCACAATCTGTCCGATGGCCTTCAGCACGTTGTTCAGGAACACGTGCCGGGGTAGGCGCTGAAACTTCACCGCATCCAGGCGCACCAAAATCACGATGCCGCGGGCGTTGCTACCGAGGGTAGAGAAGGGTGTGTCGGTGAGGGGTGGGGCCGTGCGCTGGGGCGGGGCAGGAGTAGCGGACGGGGCTATCTGCGTAACGGGTGGGGCCGGCAGCACGGCCGGCGCGCTAACAGGTGGCGCCACAGGCGGGCGGCCGATAGGTGGCAGTACAGGCGGCACAGTAGCAGGGGGCGCCGTTAGTGGCACGGGTGCGGCCGCAACTGCCGGGGTAGGCAGGACGGGTGCGGCTGGCACGGGGGTAGGCGCTGGCTGCTGGGAGGTCGGCACAGCTACCGGCGCGGCCACAGCTTCTCCTACCTCGGGCACTACGTAGAGTGTGAGGTTGGTGTAAAACTGCTGATAAAAGGCCAAGGCCGCGTCGTGGCTCATGGTTTAGAGGTCAAATAGCGCCTTTAGTTCTGTAGCATCCGCGGGCTGCATGCGGCCGGCTAGTACCAGGCGCAGCTGGCGGCGCTGCAATGCCCCATCGAAGAGGCGTACTTCCTCGGGCGTTTCGGGTAGGGCGTCGGGTACGTCAATGGGGCGGCCCGACTGATCTACTGCCACGAAGGTGAAAAAGGCCTCATTGGATTTCACTTTGGTGCCGCTGGGAATGTCCTCGGCCCACACGTCGATGTGCACTTCCATGCTGGAGCTGAACGCCCGCGTTACCTGCGCTTCCAGTGTCACTACGCTGCCCAGCCGAATACCTTCCCGAAATGACACGTTATCGACAGAAGCCGTGACTACAATGCGGTTGCTGTGGCGCTGCGCCGATACGGCGGCGGCAATGTCCATCAGGTGCATCATGCGGCCGCCCATCAGGTTGTTGAGCGTGTTGGTGTCGTTGGGCAGCACCAGCTCGGTCATGCTCACGAAGGATTCTTTAACAGGTTTTTGCTTGCGCATGGGGTAGGCGAGAGTAGGCGAAAAGAGCCGCAAAGATAGGTAGCCGCGCCGGGTATGTTCGGGCCTTGTCTGAATTGTTTGGATAAGCAACGCCTGCCTTGCAACCTTCAATCAGCTTACCTGCCTCTGTTAGATAAGCAAATTTGGGAGTCATATACTTTTCATTTAGCAGGTTTTATGAACACATTATTTACAAAAAGCAGGTTGATGGTACTATTCAGCGCCACGCTGCTGGCTGCGTGTCAGCCCGATAGTGACGTGTCGCCCGATAATACGCCTAACGTGCGGCCGCTTACAGCGCAGGAGTCGCAAATCGTAGGTAGTGCCAACGATTTTGCCTTCAGCAGCTTTGCCGCACTGCGTAAGGCCGAGGCTGCTAAAAACCTGTTTATCTCGCCTCTGAGCATTTCCGCAGCCCTCACCATGACCTATAACGGTGCCGATGGCTCCACCAAAGAAGCTATGCGCCAGACGCTTGGCTTTGCGCCGACTGCTACCAATGAGGAAATTAGCCAGTCGTATAAGAGCCTGCTTGCGCTACTGCAAGGGGTAGACAAGAAGGTGAATTTTGCTGCGGCCAACTCGCTTTGGTACGACCAACAGTACAAGCTGCAAGCGCCTTTTGTGCAGCTCAACCAAACGTATTTTGACGCTACGGTGCAGGGCGTGAACTTCGCCGCAAGCAGCACTAAAAATACGATTAACGAGTGGGTAGAAAGCAAAACCAACGGCAGGATCAAAGACCTGATCAAGGAGACCAATGCCAATGATGCCCTATACTTGGTGAATGCCCTTTACTTCAAAGGCACCTGGACCTACACCTTCGACAAGAAGCAAACGCAGAAAGCGCCTTTCTATCTGGAAGACGGCAGCACTACCTCCCGCGACTTTATGGCGCTGACCAAAGGCCGCTACCTGTACGCTGCCGACGCCGATATGCAGCTCATCGACCTACCCTACGGCAACCGCCAGTACAGCCTGACGCTGCTGCAACCCAGTGGCACACGTACGCTGGCTAACCTCACCGCCACGCTCAGCAGTGCCAAACTCGCCGCTTGCCTGTCTCGTGCCGATACTATGAGCATGCCGCTGCGCCTACCCAAGTTCAAGCTGGAGTACGAAACTGACCTGAAAGAAGTGCTGACACAGCTTGGTATGGGCGAAGCGTTCAGCAGGGGAGCCAACTTCAGTAAGATGCTAGAAGGGCGCAGCGATTTAGCTATTGGTAAAGTGCTGCACAAAACCTTTGTGGAGGTAGATGAGGAGGGTACCGAAGCCGCAGCTGCTACGGCCGTGGGCATAGTCACTACAAGCGCTGGCCCCCCGCCTGAACTGTGGTTGAATCGACCTTTCCTGTTTCTAATTCGGGAAAAGTCCTCCAACGCCATTCTTTTCATTGGGCAGTTGGTGAAATAGGGAAAAGGGCAGGGCTGTCATGCTGAGCACAGCGAATGACCTTCTCACGGTAAAACGAGTCGTTAGTACGATGGTCGTTCACGTGTGAGAAGGTCCTTCGCCGTGCTCAGCATGATAGCCGTGTCTTTACACCACTCACTGCCTACCCCTCCCAGCCGGCCCTACCCAGCAGGGGTACGAAGCGGAACGTCTCGAACTCCTCGCGCACAAATTCTTCTTCGCTTTCGCGCACCACGCGCAGCATCCGCTGGGTTTGTGCGTCGCCTACGGGGATGACCAGCGCGCCGCCTACCCGCAGCTGGCGCAGCAGGGGGCGCGGGATGGTAGGAGAGCCGGCCGTTACGAGAATCTTGTCGAAGGGGGCGTGGGCTGGTAGGCCCAGCGAGCCGTCGCCGCAGAACAGGTGCGCCGGCTGGTGCATGGTGGCCAGGCGGCGGCGCGTGCGCTCAAACAACACCTGGTTGTACTCGATGCTGAATACCTGGCTGGTGAGCTGGAGCAGTACGCAGCACTGGTAGCCCGAGCCCGTCCCGATTTCCAATACCCGGTCGGTGGGCGCCAAGCGCAGCAGCTCGGTCTGGTAGGCCACGGTGTAGGGCTGCGAGATGGTCTGGCCTTCGCCGATGGGGAAGGCTTTGTCCTGGTAGGCGTGGGCCTGAAAGGCCGGCTCAAAAAACTGATGGCGCGGCACGGCCAGCAGGGCCGTGAGCACCTGCTCGTCGCGAATGCCTTTGCGGCGCAGCTTGGCCGCGAGGGCGCGGCGCTGGCCACGGTGCCGGTAGCTGTCGAGGTCCATAGCAAAAAGGAGAGGCTGGGCGGTGTAGCGGGTTCCGGTGTATACCCTACCTTTGTGCCCGGCCAGCCCGCAGGGCCAGGCTGGCGGCACGGGCTGCGAAACTACGGTTTCAGCCCCAAAAAACCGCTTTGTTCGCCTCACCTTTTCCTTTCTTTCCCTTGCTCCGAACTCTGCAGAAGCTCAAACTGGTGGCCGCCGACTTCGGCGCGGCGCTGCTGGCCTGGATCTGCTTCTTCCTGCTGCGCAAGTATTTATTGCACGAAAACAGCGCGGGTACCCAACTCACTACCAGCGTGTGGATTTTTTTGCTGGGGGGCGCCCTACTGGTTGCCTCCTTCTGGACTATTCTCTACACGCTGATTGGCGAATACCGCGATATTTTTCGCAAATCCCGCCTCACAGAAGTCATCCGGCTGGCGCGCGTGTCGGTAGCCGGTGCTACGATTATTTTTTTCGCGCTGCTGCTCGATGATGAGGGTATTAGCAATTACCGGCTGTATTACAAAACCATCACGGCCTACTTCTTGCTGCATTTTGTGCTCACGGCGGTGCTGCGCACGTGGGCCGTGTCGAGCGTGCAGCGGCTGGTGCGTAGGGGCGTTATCTCCTTCAATACACTGCTGGTAGGAGCACAAGCGCTGGCTCACGATACCTACCACGACCTGCGCCGCACAGGGCAGCACCTGGGGCTGCGGCTGGTAGGGTTTGCGCAGGTAGGCGAAGAGCCGGATGCGCGCCTAGCGGCCGAGTTGCCTAATGCAGGATCCTTTCAGGATTTGGTCAGCATCATTGCCGAGCAAAAGATTGAGCAGGTAATTATTGCTATCGAGCCCTCCGAGCACCGTCTGATTCAGGATATTCTGACGCTCTTGCAGGGTGTGCCTGTGCGCATCAGCGTGCTGCCCGACCTCTACCAGATGCTGCTGGGCTCGGTGAAAGTAAATCACCTGTTTGGCACGCCGCTTATTGAGATCAAGCAGGATTTGCTACCCTTGTGGCAAGCCATGCTCAAGCGCGGCGGCGATGTTGGCCTGGCCGTCATCTTTCTGCTATTGGCCTGGCCGGTATACCTGCTCACGGCCCTGATGGTGAAGCTGACCTCCACGGGACCGGTGTTCTACGCGCAGGAGCGCATTGGGCGCCACGGCCAGCCATTCCGGATTTATAAATTCCGTTCGATGGTAGTAGACGCCGA from Hymenobacter aerilatus harbors:
- a CDS encoding energy transducer TonB; translated protein: MKKFYVFLSLLTVRGVGSYQATAQINNEPHTVKEYFDAKGKKLPSAEGATEWSESIYQDSIRGVVQQYYASGQLKRRAEYENIRRHSVHGLDETWYESGQLRRRAHMSHGKWDGELVSYHANGKLKRRETYQDGKSLGGKCFDALGKPVAFYPFEKMPEAPLGGFAGTLQYVGQNLRYPAEALKKNIQGKVFVNFHVDTLGIVRDVHVEKGVHPSIDEEAKRVVASLPAWEPGYQDGNPVTVSFIIPVTFSIQGKKIKKRSAVE
- the gatB gene encoding Asp-tRNA(Asn)/Glu-tRNA(Gln) amidotransferase subunit GatB; translation: MDESIKAKYQPVIGLEVHAQLLTHSKMYSSDENEYGAMPNNNLSVITLGHPGTLPKVNYTAVEYAMKMGLATNCQITRDNLFARKNYFYPDLPKGYQITQDKTPICTGGHVDIRVAGVEPKRIGITRIHMEEDAGKSMHLAGEVETLVDLNRAGVPLIEIVSEPDLRTADEAYAYLAEIKKLVEYLEVCDGNMEEGSLRCDANVSVMLKGADKFGMKVEVKNMNSFRNVQRAIDYEIERQIALLEAGEEIISETRGFDAASGTTNGQRSKETMNDYRYFPEPDLPPVVIDDEWLHRIQAGLPALPQQLYARFTGELGLSDYDATVLTAEKDVALFFDELTRLTPNAKAAANWVQGAVKSYLNERALPMAEFPLTAQHLAGIIELIDEGKVNHSVASKQLFPYLLEHPTANVTGAAEQLGLLQQSDAGALEAQVQQVLAANPAKVAEYKAGKKSLTGMFMGELMKLTGGKADPKLANQLLRKALDA
- a CDS encoding TlpA disulfide reductase family protein — protein: MRVPYLLPFLLLISCQPANQTPHTASATGSGYEIQGSISTAAPQSRVVLEQQVGATTRLDSAVLDADGRFSLRGHVPSPGLYRLVLRAPSTNARIFSVPLDNHAHLTLNADASVAHWQGSPEVDFLQALAQARPVDKPGIVRRYAASYLAPGVVWDLSTTGAPDDFLDSMTTRFRLAGDSSRAALGLYQWQRAYRLTAPGTQVPNIALPTVDGKTVKLNSLRGQYVLLDFWASWCGPCREEHHSPERRKIHRLFRGRGLAYYGVSLDEDATKWRRALAADSLPGVQVRAAGGEQSATARAFGVTTLPFNLLLDPEGRVLARNLHGHTLGGHIASYIPLD
- a CDS encoding TlpA disulfide reductase family protein → MKSLLLFGALLGMANACNKGTSPTTSTGSAAGYQLNGELNNAQAGAKVYLAELEDNQLVSRDTATVDDKGRFTFTGTTPAPSIYQVKVDDTNQALVALDNQTKLTLRGDATKLNSSYTVQGSSDSELLQQVSNALQMNKTSMDRLEQRYVQARQAGLADSVAAIQQEAQQIQERGQAGVRRLVRQHPGSVVSGFVLTAVLNPDDNFGLADTVATALKAAHPESRYAKALTAKVDASRATATGAVAPDIKLPTPEGNVVPLSSLRGKYVLLDFWASWCGPCRQENPNVVRAYQKYKDKGFTIYSVSLDQSRDKWVNAIAKDNLTWTHVSDLQYWQSAAAQTYKIEAIPQSYLLDPQGRIIGKNLRGPALEAKLAQVLK
- a CDS encoding acyl-CoA thioesterase — its product is MRKQKPVKESFVSMTELVLPNDTNTLNNLMGGRMMHLMDIAAAVSAQRHSNRIVVTASVDNVSFREGIRLGSVVTLEAQVTRAFSSSMEVHIDVWAEDIPSGTKVKSNEAFFTFVAVDQSGRPIDVPDALPETPEEVRLFDGALQRRQLRLVLAGRMQPADATELKALFDL
- a CDS encoding serpin family protein yields the protein MVLFSATLLAACQPDSDVSPDNTPNVRPLTAQESQIVGSANDFAFSSFAALRKAEAAKNLFISPLSISAALTMTYNGADGSTKEAMRQTLGFAPTATNEEISQSYKSLLALLQGVDKKVNFAAANSLWYDQQYKLQAPFVQLNQTYFDATVQGVNFAASSTKNTINEWVESKTNGRIKDLIKETNANDALYLVNALYFKGTWTYTFDKKQTQKAPFYLEDGSTTSRDFMALTKGRYLYAADADMQLIDLPYGNRQYSLTLLQPSGTRTLANLTATLSSAKLAACLSRADTMSMPLRLPKFKLEYETDLKEVLTQLGMGEAFSRGANFSKMLEGRSDLAIGKVLHKTFVEVDEEGTEAAAATAVGIVTTSAGPPPELWLNRPFLFLIREKSSNAILFIGQLVK
- a CDS encoding protein-L-isoaspartate(D-aspartate) O-methyltransferase encodes the protein MDLDSYRHRGQRRALAAKLRRKGIRDEQVLTALLAVPRHQFFEPAFQAHAYQDKAFPIGEGQTISQPYTVAYQTELLRLAPTDRVLEIGTGSGYQCCVLLQLTSQVFSIEYNQVLFERTRRRLATMHQPAHLFCGDGSLGLPAHAPFDKILVTAGSPTIPRPLLRQLRVGGALVIPVGDAQTQRMLRVVRESEEEFVREEFETFRFVPLLGRAGWEG
- a CDS encoding sugar transferase codes for the protein MLRTLQKLKLVAADFGAALLAWICFFLLRKYLLHENSAGTQLTTSVWIFLLGGALLVASFWTILYTLIGEYRDIFRKSRLTEVIRLARVSVAGATIIFFALLLDDEGISNYRLYYKTITAYFLLHFVLTAVLRTWAVSSVQRLVRRGVISFNTLLVGAQALAHDTYHDLRRTGQHLGLRLVGFAQVGEEPDARLAAELPNAGSFQDLVSIIAEQKIEQVIIAIEPSEHRLIQDILTLLQGVPVRISVLPDLYQMLLGSVKVNHLFGTPLIEIKQDLLPLWQAMLKRGGDVGLAVIFLLLAWPVYLLTALMVKLTSTGPVFYAQERIGRHGQPFRIYKFRSMVVDAEKLGPALSSDYDPRITRWGRFMRKVRLDELPQFWNVLKGDMSVVGPRPERRYYIEQIAKLAPHYRHLHRVRPGLTSLGQVKYGYAETVPQMVERLKFDILYIENMSLSMDIRVLLYTLKIIVEGRGK